GCCGAAGAAGTCTCCCTGGTCGGAGGATTCGCCGGCGAAGGTGGAGTCGCCCCGGTTGTGGTACATCGTCGGGTCGTTGAGCCAGGCGGGGACCTTGAGGTTCTTCTTCGCGTCCGGCACGAAGGGGGTCCTCGGGAAGGACTCCCCGTCGACCTTGGGGAACTTCCCCTTCCCGCCTGCATGGTCGGCGTCGTCGAACGGCACTCCGTCCTTCGTCAGGTACGGGAACGCCCCCTTCGACAGGTACGAGTAGGAGGCCTCCCGGTAGTCGACGACGTCGGCGGTGTGGTTGGTGATGACGTCGAAGAAGACCTTCATCCCCTTCCCGTGCGCCGTGTCGATCAGCCGCTCCAGGTCGGCGTTGGTGCCGAAGTGCGGGTCGACCTGGGTGAAGTCGGTGATCCAGTAGCCGTGGTAGCCGGCGGAGACGTCGTCGCCCTTGCCCTGCACCGGCTGGTTCTTGAAGATCGGCGCCATCCAGATGGCGGTGGTGCCGAGCCCCTTGATGTAGTCCAGCCGGTCGGTGAGCCCCTTGAGGTCGCCGCCCTGGTAGAAGCCCTTGTCCGTCGGGTCCAGGCCGGTTTCCAGGCGGGAGCCGGTCAGGCCGCCCCGGTCGTTGCGCGGGTCGCCGTTGGCGAACCGGTCGGGGAGCACGAAGTAGAACTGATCCCGGGTCAGGTCGTGCCGGGCCGGTTCGGCGGCCAGCTTCGCGTCCGAGGGCGGGGCGGGCGGCTTCGCGGCGGCATCGGCCGCGGCGGGGAGGGCGGGCAGGAGCGTCACGGCCAGGGCGGCGGCGAGCACTCCTGCGGCAGGGCGTATCAAGGCTGGTCTCCTTGTGTACGTGTCGCACGGATGAGGGCCGCCCGGCGGTGGCGGGGAGAGTGGTGCCGGGCGGCCCTGGTCGGTGGAGCGGCGGCTCAGTTGCGCCAGGTGTCGGTCAGCGTGACCTTGCCGCTCGCGGGGACGGTGGCGGTACGGTTCGCGCCGCTCTCCCAGGTGACGTTGCCGGCGGCGTCCTTGCGGACGTACTTGTACGCGAAGGACGTGCCGGCCGGGAGGGTGACGTCGAGCTTCCAGACCGGGTAGGCGGCCGCGTCGAGCTTGGGGGCGGCGGCGGTGTTCCAGCCGCCGAGCTCGGCCCGGTCACCGGTGACGTAGATGTTCTGGCCCGGGACGGTGGTGGCGCTGACGGCGAAGGAGGCTCCGGCGGGTCCGGCCGGGGTGCCCGAGCAGGTCCGGGCGTTCACGTGCAGGGCGAGGGCGGTACCGGCGCCGAGGGTGGCGGTGAACTGCCCGCCCGCGCCCACGGTGACCGCGCGCCCGCTCTGGACGTCGCAGTAGTCGCCGGCGGGAAGGGAGGTCTGGAAGGTGCGGGTGAGGGCCGAGCCCTCGTGGTTGATGGCGACGTACGCCTTGGAGCCGCGCCCGAAGGCGATCTGGTCGCCGCCGTTGTCCCACCAGTTGGTGACGGACTGGCCGCGGGCCGCGTTGCGGAAGCCGACCATGGAGGAGATCTCCCGCCAGGCGTGCTGGCACTTCCAGCCGTCGGCGTAACAGGCGCTCACCGCACCGCCGTTCGGCGGGCCGGCGTCCTTGTCGGTCCACTCGTAGCCGGAGTGCACGTCCGGGGAGCCGTAGGGCCAGGCCAGCATGAAGACGCCGGCGAGGGTGTAGGCGGAACCGTCCTTGTAGCTGAGGGTGTCGCCGACGCGCTCGGTGTCGTGGTTGTCGACGAAGACCCCGGCCTGGCCACTGGGCATGTGGCCCCAGGCCTCGCCGAAGTTCTTCAGGTAGGCGAGGTTCTCGTTCTGGAAGACCCGCTTGAGGTCCCGGGCGTACCGGAACTCCTGCACGTCCCCGGTGCCGAGGTACTCGCTCGGCGAGACGGCCTCGCCGGCGCCGTGTATCGCCTCCTGCTTCCAGTAGACGCCGGGGTTCGTCAGCCGGGACTTGATGTTGGCGAGGTCGGCGGCCGGCATGTGCTTGGCGGCGTCGATCCGGAAGCCGTCGACGCCGAGGGAGAGCAGGTCGTTGAGGTACCCGGCGATCCGGCCCCGCACGTAGTCCTCGCCGGTGTCCAGGTCCGCGAGCTGCACGAGCTCGCAGTTCTGGACGTTGGCACGGTCCTGGTAGTTCGAGATGGTGGCCCGGCAGTCGTCCAGGTCGGAACCGGAGTAGACGCCGGGGTAGTTGTACTTCGTGTACGAACTCCCGCCGGTCCCGGTGCCGTCGCCGGCGGCCATGTGGTTGATGACGGAGTCGGCGACGACCTTCACACCGGCGGCGTGGCAGGTGTCGACCATGGCCTTGAAGGCGGTGCGGTCGCCCAGCCGCCCGGCGATCTTGTAGCTGACGGGCTGGTACGAGGTCCACCACTGGGGCCCCTGGATGTGCTCCTGCGGAGGCGACACCTGCACGTAGCCGTACCCGGCGGGCCCGAGCGCGTTGGTGCAGGCGGCGGCCACGGAGGCGAACTTCCACTCGAAGAGGACGGCGGTGACGTCCTTGTCGCCGGGGGGCGTGGCGGCGGCCTGCGGCCCGAGGGCCGTGAGCGTGGCGGCGGCAAGTGCGGTGGTGGCGAAAAGAGTTGCAGCTCTGACGGCTCTGGCAGGCATGCGGGGGCCTCCTGGCGGAAGAGGTGGGGATTGGAGCGACCGTAGGGGCCAGGTAGGAGCCCTGCAAGAGTTTGCGCAAGAGATTGCAGAATTGTTTCCGAGGCGTGTCCTGTCGGACGGGGCTCCTGGACACCGGCCCCGGCACGGCGAGACCGGTGACAATCACTCGATCCCAATTCCTGCCCAATTACTGCCCATATGGGCTCATCGGGCGCTTCTCGAACCGGACCGGCGCGCTGCGGCGACGCCCCGCGACCACCGCTGTATGCCTGCCGTGACACACGGCGTCTGCGGAAGGCTGGAGACGATGGTCGAGCGAAGGAATTTCCTCATGGCCGGTGCCGCCGGAGGTGCGGCCATGCTCGCGGGGAGCGGTCCGGGAGCACAGGCGCACGCGGATCCGGGTCCCGGCCGTCATCACGGCCACGAACCGGCGCCCGGGGACGCCCCGGTGCCGAAGACCCCTCCGCTGGAGAAGTTCGTCGACCCGCTGCCCACGCCGGAGACGGCCGTCCCGGACACGTCCGCCTATCCGGGCGCCGACTACTACGAGCTCACGATGCGGCCGGGCACCTGGCGATTCCACCGGGACCTCGGGCCGGCGGACGTGTGGGGCTACTGGGCCAGGAACCCGGACGATCGTCACCAGCCGATCGGCATGGGCTATCTCGGGCCGACCATCAGCGTGATCAAGGACCAGCCGACGGTCGTCAAGTACCGCAACAAGCTGCCGACCACGCACCTGTTCCAGTTCGTGATCGACGACATCCGCAGCGGGAACCCCGAGCTCGCCCCGATCGCCCCGCCTCCCTACGAGAGCCAGCCGCCCTTTCCCGACAACGTCAACGTCTGGAACGTCGTGCACCAGCACGGCGGTTTCACACCACCGCAGTCCGACGGCATGCCGCTGCACTCGTTCAGCCCGGACGGCATCCACGCCGAGTCCTACACGACCCTGGATCCGGACCGCGTCAAGCGCAACGAAGCGATCTGCGCGTACACCAACCACGAGCGCGCGTCCATGCTCTGGTACCACGATCACGGCATGGGGATGACCAGCGTCAACGTCTATGCGGGCCTGGCCGGCCTGTACCTCATCCGCGACCCCGCCGACGAGCGGCTCGGGCTGCCGCAAGGCGAATTCGAGGTCCCCCTCATCCTGCAGGACCGGACCTTCCACCCGGACGGCAGACTCGCCTACACCATGACCCAGCAGGAGGGCGAGGACACCCCGGTCGTCAACGGCAAGGCGTACCCCTTCCTGGCCGTGGAGCCGCGGCGCTACCGGCTGCGCATCCTCAACGCCTCGAACGAGCGTTTCTGGCGGCTGAGGTTCGACCCTCCCCGGGACGTGGTGCTCCAGCCCAATCTTCCGTTCTGGCTGATCGGCACCGACGGCGGATTCCGCGCTCCGCTGCAGATGCTGAACTTCCTGATCGGGCCGGCCGAACGGTACGACCTGATCGTCGATTTCAGTCGGCTGCCCATGGGCTCGAAGGTCACGCTGACGAACTACCACGCGCCGGTGCACTACCCCGGCGTGCCCGGCCAGGGACCGGAGATCTCGGAGGTCATGCAGTTCCAGGTCACCAAAGAGCTGTCCGGTGCGGACAGGACCACGCCGCCCGGGAAGCTCAAGCTGCCGGCGGTCGTGCCCAACGAGCCGGAACCGCAGATCCGCCGACGCGAATGGGTCGTGTACCAGCACAAGCTCTTCAGCACCATGACGTTCAACGCGGTGCCCTTCATGGAGCCGTCCCAGGACTTCATCGAGGCGGGCTCGAAGGAGATCTGGGAGTACGTCAATCCCAACCACGACGCCCACCCCATGCACGTCCACCTCGTCAACTTCCAGGTGTTGAACCGGCAGCCGATCGACGCGGCGGCCTACCAGGCGGACTACGAGAAGTGGATCGACGGCGGCCGCAAGGCGGCGGACAAGCCGGTGCTGGCGAGGTACTTCACCGGCCCGCCGATCCCGCCGGACCCGGACGAGGCACTGTCCTACAAGGACACGGTCAAGTCCTATCCGGAGACGGTGACCAGGATCATCACCGACCCGTGGAGCCCGCCGATGGAGCCGATCGCGTCGATTCCGGACAGCGGGACGGAGCTCCCGGCGACGTACGTCCACCACTGCCACCTCCTCGAACACGAGGACGACGACCTGATGCGTCCGTTCACGATCGTCGACCCCGACGCCCCCGACGTGGAACCGGGCGGTGACGGCGGCCACGGCGGCGGCCACGGCCACTGACGGGATCGATCGTCCAGCGGGCTCCCGGCGGGGCGGAACAGGCCCGCACCGCCCCGCCGGGAGGTCTACGGTGCCTGCGCCGTGGAGCCCCTGACCACCAGCTCCGGCTGGAACACGTACTCCGTGCGCTGGACCGGGGTGCCCGAGACCGCCTCCAGGAGGGCGCCCACCGCCGCCGTCGCCATGGCGCGCACCGGCTGGCGGACCGTCGTCAGCGGCGGGTCCGTGAACGCGATCAGCGGGGAGTCGTCGAAGCCGACCACCGACACGTCCTGCGGCACCCGCAGGCCCCGCTCGCGCGCCGCGCGGATGACGCCCAGCGCCATCGGGTCGCTGCCGCACACGATGCCCGTGCAGCCGCGGTCCAGCAGGGCCATGCCCGCCGCGTGGCCGCCCTCCACCGTGAACAGGGTGCGCTGGATCAGGCCTTCCGCCTCGGCCTCCGGCACGGCGGCCAGGAACCCCTGCTCCTTGCGCGCCGACGGCACGTACCGCGTCGGGCCGATCGCCAGACCGATCCTCCGGTGGCCCAGGTCCTCCAGGTGCCGCACGGCCATGTCGGCCGCCGCCCGGTCGTCCGGGGAGACGAAGGGCGCGCTGATCTGCTCGTTGAAGCCGTTGATCAGTACGAAGGGGACCCCGCGCGCGGCGAGCCGCTGGTAGCGGGACGGGTCCGCGTGGGAGTCCGCGTGCAGGCCCGACAGGAAGACCATCCCCGTGACGCCGCGCTCCTCCAGCTGCTCCACCAGCTCGTCCTCGGTGGCCCCGCCCGGGGTCTGCGTGCACAGCACCGGCGTGTATCCGTGCCCGGCCAGCGCCTGCTCTATGACCTGCGCGAAGGCCGGGAAGATCGGGTTGGTGAGCTCCGGGATCAGCAGCCCGACCAGGCCGTTGCTGCGTCGCTTGAGCCGTGCGGGCCGCTCGTAGCCCAGCAGGTCGAGGGCGGCCAGCACCTTGTGCCGGGTGCCGGCCGCGACGCCCGCCTTGCCGTTGAGCACGCGGCTGACGGTCGCCTCGCTGACCTGGGCCTGCGCGGCGATGTCCGTGAGCCGGAGGGGGGAGGTCACCCCGACGTCACCTGCCACCACACCGTGGTGTCGGCCGGCAGCACGCCGTCCGCGACCGCCTCGCCGCTGGACAGCAGGGCCTCGCCGGCGACGGGGAACCGTACCGCCGTGCCGGTGGTGTTGGCGGTGCAGAGGAAGTCCCCGCGGCGGAAGACCAGAACGCCGGCGGGAGCCTCCTGCCAGTCCACCGACTCGCCCGCGCCCAGGTCGTCGCGCTCGCGGCGCAGCCGCAGGGCGGCCCGGTACAGCTCCAGGGTGGAGGACGGGTCGCCGGTCTGCGCCTCCACGCTCAGCTCCGCCCAGGAGTCCGGCTGCGGGAGCCAGCTGCCGCCGGTGCCGAAGCCGTACGGGGCCTGCGTACCCGACCACGGGATGGGGACCCGGCAGCCGTCGCGGAAGCCGTCCTGTCCCGCCGCGCGGAAGAACGACGGGTCCTGGCGGACCTCGTCCGGCAGGTCGGTGACGTCGGGCAGGCCGAGCTCCTCGCCCTGGTAGACGTACGCCGAACCGGGCAGCGCCAGCATCAGCAGGCTCGCCGCGCGGGCCCGCCGCAGACCGAGCTCGCGGTCGCCGGGCTCGCGCAGCTGGGTGCCGAGGCCGGCGGGGTTGGCGAAGCGGGTGGCGTGCCGGGTGACGTCGTGGTTGGACAGCACCCAGGTGGTGGGGGCGCCGACGGGGCGCATCGCGGCCAGCGAGCCGTCGATGACCTCGCGGAGCGCGGTCGCCTCCCAGTCGCTGGTCAGGTACTGGAAGTTGAACGCCTGCTGCATCTCGTCCGGGCGGACGTAGCGGGCCGTGCGTTCGACGGTCGGGGTCCATGCCTCGGCGACCAGGACGCGGTCGCCCTCGTACTCGTCGAGGATCCGGCGCCAGGAGCGGTATATCTCGTGGACGCCGTCCTGGTCGAAGAAGGGCATGACGTCGTTGCCGAGCAGCTTGAGCTGGTCCTTGCCACCGAGGTCGGGCAGGCCGGGCGCCTTGACCAGGCCGTGGGCCACGTCGACGCGGAAACCGTCGGCGCCGAGGTCGAGCCAGAAGCGCAGGATCGAGCGGAACTCGTCCCGGACGGCCGGGTGCTCCCAGTTGAAGTCGGGCTGCTCGGGTGCGAAGAGGTGCAGGTACCACTCCCCGTCCGCGATCCGGGTCCAGGCGGGCCCGCCGAAGATCGACTCCCAGTCGTTGGGCGGCAGTTCGCCGTTCTCACCCTTGCCGGGACGGAAGTGGAAGCGCTCCCGCAGCCGGGACCCGGGGCCTTCGCGCAGTGCCTGCTTGAACCATTCGTGCTGGTCGGAGCAGTGGTTCGGGACGAGGTCGACGATGATGCGCAGGCCCAGTTCGTGGGCCTCGCGGATCACGGCGTCGGCGTCGTGCAGGGTGCCGAACATCGGGTCGATGGCCCGGTAGTCGGCGACGTCGTAGCCCGCGTCCGCCTGCGGGGAGGCGTAGAAGGGGCTGAGCCAGACGGCGTCGACGCCCAGCTCCTTGAGGTAGGGCAGGCGGCTGCGGATGCCTTCGAGGTCCCCCATGCCGTCCCCGTTGGAGTCGGCGAAGCTGCGCGGATAGACCTGGTAGATCACCGCGTCTCTCCACCAGCCGGGCAGGGTGCCGGTGGAGGTGGGAAGTGCGTCGGCGAGGTGCTGGGTCATGTCGTCCTTGGAGAGGTCGGGGCGGTGATGCGGGAGCAGGCGGGTGGTCAGCCCTTGGTGGCGCCTGCGGTCATTCCGGCGACGAGGTGACGCTGGGCGAAAACGAAGAAGATCGCCGCGGGGATGGCGATGAGGACTGAGGCGGCGCTCATCGCACCCCAGTTGGAGGTGTACTGCGTGACGAAGGTCTGCAGTCCGCCGGCCAGGGTGAGGTTCTCCTCGCCGACCATGAAGGCGGAGGCGTACGCGACTTCGCCCCAGGCGGTGATGAAGGCGTAGAAGCCGGTGACGGCGAGGCCGGGCTTGGCCAGCGGCAGGATCAGCCGCCAGAAGGTGCCGAAGGGGTTGAGCCCGTCGACCCGGCCGGATTCGTCGATCTCCACCGGGATGGTGTCGAAGAAGCCCTTCATCATCCAGGCGCAGAACGGCACGGCGATGGTGAGGTAGGTGATGATCAGGCCGACCGGCTGGTTGAGCAGGCCGAGGTCGCCCATCAGGTTGTAGAGCGGCACGATGAGGATCGCCATGGGGAACATCTGCGTGATGAGCAGGGTCCACATGAGCGGCTTCATGCCGGGGAACTTGAAGCGGCTGACCGCGTATCCGGTGGTGGCGGCGATGAACACACCGAGGACGGTGGTGACGCCGGCGACCAGGACGGAGTTCCCGAACCAGCTGAGGAAGTGGCTCGACTCCAGCAGGTACGTGTAGTTGCCGAGGGACGGTTCCTTGATGAAGTCCGTGGTGACCGCGTGCTCGGCGGGCTTGAGCGAGGTCAGCAGGATCCACAGCACCGGGAACACGGCGATGACGGACGCGCCGAGCAGGGTGAGGTGCAGGCCGACGGAGGCGAGCGGGGCGCGGGCGCCCCGAGTGCGGGTGGTCATGGTCACCACACCTCTCCCTGCTTGCGCAGCGAGCGCCGGTAGACCAGCGCGAAGATCATGAGCAGGGCGAGGATCAGTACGCCCCAGGTCGCGGAGCCGGCGAAGTCGCGCGGGCTCGCGACGAACGCCTCGCGGAAGGCCTGCGTCACCAGGATCTCGGTGGAGTCACCGGGTCCGCCGCGGGTGAGCAGGAAGATCACCGGGAACATGTTGAAGGTCCAGATGGTGGAGAGCAGGATCACCGTCATGCTCACCGCGCGCAGCCCGGGCAGCGTGATGTGCCGGAAGCGCTGCCAGGCGCTCGCGCCGTCCATCTCGGCGGCCTCGTAGAGCTCACCGGGGATGGACTGCAGTCCGCCGAGCAGGGCGACCATCATGAACGGGACGCCGAGCCAGACGTTGACGGCGACGACCGAGAACTTGGCCCAGGTCGGGTCGTCGAGCCACGGGATCGCGGCGATGCCGCCGCCGTCGAGGATCTTGTTGAGGATGCCGTTGTCGCGGTTGAACAGGAACCGCCACGCGAAGACCGAGACGAAGCCGGGGACGGCCCAGGGCAGGATCAGCGCCATCCGGTATGCGGCGCGGCCCCGGAAGTCCCGGTTGAGCATGTTGGCCAGGACCAGGCCGAGCGTGAAGGTGATCGACACGCACGCGACGGTCCACACCACCGTCCACACCAGCCGCTGCAGGAACACCGGGTCGCTGAGCACGGCCGCGTAGTTGTCGAGTCCGACGAACTCGTACGTGGCCTCGATGTGGCGGGCGCCGATGGTGCGCGAGACGTTGCGCTCGTTGGCGTCGGTCAGCGACAGGTAGATGCCGCGGACCAGCGGCCAGCCGATGATCACGCCGAGGACGAGCACCACCGGGGCGATCATCGTCCAGGCGTACCAGTGGGTGGCGAGGGCGCGCCCCAGTCCCCCCTTGGTCCCACCGGGGGCCTTGCTGTCAGTCCTGCGGCTCAGGCCGCGGGCGGCGGCGTCGTTCTCGACGTCGTCGCCCGCGGCCTTCGCCACCGACTGGCTGGTGTGAGCAGCCATGGTTTCGTTACTTCCAGCCCTTGAGGATCTTGCGGAACTCGACGCCGGCCGTCTTGGCCGCGTCCTCCGGGCTCGACGCCCCGGTGATCGCCTTGGTGTATTCGACCTTCAGCGGCTCGAAGAGGGAGCCGTTCTCCGGGATCCAGGCGCGCTCGACGGCCTTGTCCACGGCCGGCTTGAAGAACTGGACCATCTCGCTGCCCTTGACGTCCGGCTGCTCGTAGGCGGCGGTACGGGTCGGCAGCAGGCTCAGGTCCTTGGCGGACTGCACCTGGACCTCCTGCGAGGTCATGTACTCGACGAAGGCGTGCGCGGCGGCGCGGTTCTTGGAACCGGCGTAGACGCCGAGGTCGTGGCCGCCCTGCGGGGCGCCGGCCTTGACGGAGCCGGCCGGGACGGCGGCGACGCCGAGGTTGGCCTTGTCCTTGAACTGGTCACCGGCGTAGGTGTCGGCGACGGCCCACGGACCGTTGATCATCATGGCGGCCTCGCCGGACTTGAAGGCCGTCTGCATGTTGGTGTAGCCGTCCGTGGCGTTGGTGACCGCCGCGCCGGAGGTGACCAGGTCACGAGCGGTCTTGAAGGCCTTGACGCCCGCCGCGTTGTCGACGGTGACCGTCTTGTTCTTCGCGTCGACCAGGTCGCCGCCCTCGCCGTAGATCAGGGGGAGGAACCAGTAGGAGTCGTCGCCGCGCAGGTAGAGGCCGGCCTTGCCGGACTTCGCCTTGATCGCGGCGGCGGTGCTCTTCAGCTCCTCCAGCGTCTTGGGGGGCTGGACGCCGGCGTCAGCGAGCATCTTCTTGTTGTAGAAGAGGCCGAGGGTGTCGATGACCTGCGGCACGGCGTAGGTCTTGCCCTCGTACTTGCCGCTGGCCGCGGCCTGCGGCAGGAACTCGGCGTCGACCTTCTTCGCCGTCTCGGCCGGGACCTCGTCGAGGTAGCCCAGCGAGGCGAAGTCCGCGACCCAGCCGACATCGGCGCGGATCACGTCAGGCGCGTCGGAGCCGCTGCTGAAGGCGTTCTTGACCTTGTTCTGCGCATCGCCGTACGGAACGTTGACGTACTTGACGGTCACCTTCGGGTGCTTCGCGGTGAACGCCTCGGCGATCTTCTGGAAGCTGGCCTTCTCGGCGTCGTTCGAGGTGTCCCACCACGTGACCGTGCCGGAAAGCTCGCCGCCGGCGTTGGTCCCGCCGTCGTCCTTGGTGTCACCGCCGCAAGCCGTCGCCGCGAGCGCCAGGGTCGCGACCAGCGCGGTGGCCGCTATGCCACGCCGCATATGAACTCCTTCGATGATCCCGGCCGCGCCCTCGCGGTCCCGAGTTGCCAGGAACGTAACAAGACTGAAAGAGGACCGAAAGACCTTGCGCAAACTTTCTGCAAGCGGAGGCGATCGTTACATCCGTGTGTCCGTACGGTTGCCGCAGCTTGCTGTTAGTTCGAGTCACCTTCGACTGCCCGGGCCCGCAACCAGGGGGCGTGTATCCGCGTTGACCCCGATATGACCCACGAGTCGACGGCCGTCCAGCTTGCAAGCTCTTCCAGCAACGCGACCGCGAGGGGTGGCTGGTGGCGCGATGCAGTCATCTATCAGGTGTACGTGCGCTCCTTCGCCGACAGCGACGGCGACGGC
Above is a genomic segment from Streptomyces sp. NBC_01233 containing:
- a CDS encoding LacI family DNA-binding transcriptional regulator; protein product: MTSPLRLTDIAAQAQVSEATVSRVLNGKAGVAAGTRHKVLAALDLLGYERPARLKRRSNGLVGLLIPELTNPIFPAFAQVIEQALAGHGYTPVLCTQTPGGATEDELVEQLEERGVTGMVFLSGLHADSHADPSRYQRLAARGVPFVLINGFNEQISAPFVSPDDRAAADMAVRHLEDLGHRRIGLAIGPTRYVPSARKEQGFLAAVPEAEAEGLIQRTLFTVEGGHAAGMALLDRGCTGIVCGSDPMALGVIRAARERGLRVPQDVSVVGFDDSPLIAFTDPPLTTVRQPVRAMATAAVGALLEAVSGTPVQRTEYVFQPELVVRGSTAQAP
- a CDS encoding glycoside hydrolase family 13 protein, encoding MTQHLADALPTSTGTLPGWWRDAVIYQVYPRSFADSNGDGMGDLEGIRSRLPYLKELGVDAVWLSPFYASPQADAGYDVADYRAIDPMFGTLHDADAVIREAHELGLRIIVDLVPNHCSDQHEWFKQALREGPGSRLRERFHFRPGKGENGELPPNDWESIFGGPAWTRIADGEWYLHLFAPEQPDFNWEHPAVRDEFRSILRFWLDLGADGFRVDVAHGLVKAPGLPDLGGKDQLKLLGNDVMPFFDQDGVHEIYRSWRRILDEYEGDRVLVAEAWTPTVERTARYVRPDEMQQAFNFQYLTSDWEATALREVIDGSLAAMRPVGAPTTWVLSNHDVTRHATRFANPAGLGTQLREPGDRELGLRRARAASLLMLALPGSAYVYQGEELGLPDVTDLPDEVRQDPSFFRAAGQDGFRDGCRVPIPWSGTQAPYGFGTGGSWLPQPDSWAELSVEAQTGDPSSTLELYRAALRLRRERDDLGAGESVDWQEAPAGVLVFRRGDFLCTANTTGTAVRFPVAGEALLSSGEAVADGVLPADTTVWWQVTSG
- a CDS encoding sugar ABC transporter permease; the protein is MTTRTRGARAPLASVGLHLTLLGASVIAVFPVLWILLTSLKPAEHAVTTDFIKEPSLGNYTYLLESSHFLSWFGNSVLVAGVTTVLGVFIAATTGYAVSRFKFPGMKPLMWTLLITQMFPMAILIVPLYNLMGDLGLLNQPVGLIITYLTIAVPFCAWMMKGFFDTIPVEIDESGRVDGLNPFGTFWRLILPLAKPGLAVTGFYAFITAWGEVAYASAFMVGEENLTLAGGLQTFVTQYTSNWGAMSAASVLIAIPAAIFFVFAQRHLVAGMTAGATKG
- a CDS encoding extracellular solute-binding protein, giving the protein MRRGIAATALVATLALAATACGGDTKDDGGTNAGGELSGTVTWWDTSNDAEKASFQKIAEAFTAKHPKVTVKYVNVPYGDAQNKVKNAFSSGSDAPDVIRADVGWVADFASLGYLDEVPAETAKKVDAEFLPQAAASGKYEGKTYAVPQVIDTLGLFYNKKMLADAGVQPPKTLEELKSTAAAIKAKSGKAGLYLRGDDSYWFLPLIYGEGGDLVDAKNKTVTVDNAAGVKAFKTARDLVTSGAAVTNATDGYTNMQTAFKSGEAAMMINGPWAVADTYAGDQFKDKANLGVAAVPAGSVKAGAPQGGHDLGVYAGSKNRAAAHAFVEYMTSQEVQVQSAKDLSLLPTRTAAYEQPDVKGSEMVQFFKPAVDKAVERAWIPENGSLFEPLKVEYTKAITGASSPEDAAKTAGVEFRKILKGWK
- a CDS encoding carbohydrate ABC transporter permease — protein: MAAHTSQSVAKAAGDDVENDAAARGLSRRTDSKAPGGTKGGLGRALATHWYAWTMIAPVVLVLGVIIGWPLVRGIYLSLTDANERNVSRTIGARHIEATYEFVGLDNYAAVLSDPVFLQRLVWTVVWTVACVSITFTLGLVLANMLNRDFRGRAAYRMALILPWAVPGFVSVFAWRFLFNRDNGILNKILDGGGIAAIPWLDDPTWAKFSVVAVNVWLGVPFMMVALLGGLQSIPGELYEAAEMDGASAWQRFRHITLPGLRAVSMTVILLSTIWTFNMFPVIFLLTRGGPGDSTEILVTQAFREAFVASPRDFAGSATWGVLILALLMIFALVYRRSLRKQGEVW
- a CDS encoding carbohydrate-binding module family 20 domain-containing protein, encoding MPARAVRAATLFATTALAAATLTALGPQAAATPPGDKDVTAVLFEWKFASVAAACTNALGPAGYGYVQVSPPQEHIQGPQWWTSYQPVSYKIAGRLGDRTAFKAMVDTCHAAGVKVVADSVINHMAAGDGTGTGGSSYTKYNYPGVYSGSDLDDCRATISNYQDRANVQNCELVQLADLDTGEDYVRGRIAGYLNDLLSLGVDGFRIDAAKHMPAADLANIKSRLTNPGVYWKQEAIHGAGEAVSPSEYLGTGDVQEFRYARDLKRVFQNENLAYLKNFGEAWGHMPSGQAGVFVDNHDTERVGDTLSYKDGSAYTLAGVFMLAWPYGSPDVHSGYEWTDKDAGPPNGGAVSACYADGWKCQHAWREISSMVGFRNAARGQSVTNWWDNGGDQIAFGRGSKAYVAINHEGSALTRTFQTSLPAGDYCDVQSGRAVTVGAGGQFTATLGAGTALALHVNARTCSGTPAGPAGASFAVSATTVPGQNIYVTGDRAELGGWNTAAAPKLDAAAYPVWKLDVTLPAGTSFAYKYVRKDAAGNVTWESGANRTATVPASGKVTLTDTWRN
- a CDS encoding multicopper oxidase family protein, whose translation is MPKTPPLEKFVDPLPTPETAVPDTSAYPGADYYELTMRPGTWRFHRDLGPADVWGYWARNPDDRHQPIGMGYLGPTISVIKDQPTVVKYRNKLPTTHLFQFVIDDIRSGNPELAPIAPPPYESQPPFPDNVNVWNVVHQHGGFTPPQSDGMPLHSFSPDGIHAESYTTLDPDRVKRNEAICAYTNHERASMLWYHDHGMGMTSVNVYAGLAGLYLIRDPADERLGLPQGEFEVPLILQDRTFHPDGRLAYTMTQQEGEDTPVVNGKAYPFLAVEPRRYRLRILNASNERFWRLRFDPPRDVVLQPNLPFWLIGTDGGFRAPLQMLNFLIGPAERYDLIVDFSRLPMGSKVTLTNYHAPVHYPGVPGQGPEISEVMQFQVTKELSGADRTTPPGKLKLPAVVPNEPEPQIRRREWVVYQHKLFSTMTFNAVPFMEPSQDFIEAGSKEIWEYVNPNHDAHPMHVHLVNFQVLNRQPIDAAAYQADYEKWIDGGRKAADKPVLARYFTGPPIPPDPDEALSYKDTVKSYPETVTRIITDPWSPPMEPIASIPDSGTELPATYVHHCHLLEHEDDDLMRPFTIVDPDAPDVEPGGDGGHGGGHGH